From Terriglobales bacterium, a single genomic window includes:
- a CDS encoding alpha/beta hydrolase has product RVPDPQPVAGPEVAKTTGKEFLVAGRPAVAVRSVSRPTMTVYSPKGKNTGAVVVVFPGGGYQELAIDLEGTEVCDWLTPKGITCVLLKYRVTDVGPYPKSGPYPESPMALEDAQRTVGLVRLHAAEWHIDLHKIGVLGFSSGGHLSAAISTHFEKRLYPPVDAADKESCRPDFAVAIYPGHLSLSAAEWDAKQGARKVVIRKPVHETTADKQLGLNPDIPVTRQTPPTFLLQAEDDHVDNVNDSLAYYIALKKAGVAVEMHLYAQGGHAFGLRRTNLPITAWPQLVERWLGTIGMISE; this is encoded by the coding sequence GGAGAGTGCCCGATCCCCAGCCGGTCGCGGGGCCGGAGGTCGCTAAAACGACGGGGAAGGAGTTCCTGGTTGCCGGCCGGCCGGCGGTGGCGGTGCGCAGCGTGTCGCGGCCCACGATGACGGTCTATTCGCCAAAAGGAAAGAACACGGGCGCAGTGGTCGTCGTCTTCCCTGGTGGGGGCTATCAGGAGCTGGCCATCGATCTTGAAGGCACCGAGGTCTGTGATTGGCTGACGCCCAAGGGGATCACGTGTGTGCTGCTGAAATACCGAGTGACGGATGTGGGGCCGTATCCGAAATCGGGGCCGTATCCGGAATCACCGATGGCGTTGGAAGATGCGCAGAGGACGGTGGGGCTGGTGCGCCTTCACGCGGCGGAGTGGCACATCGATCTGCACAAGATTGGTGTGCTTGGGTTTTCATCCGGCGGGCATCTGTCGGCAGCGATCAGCACGCACTTTGAGAAGCGTTTGTATCCGCCTGTAGACGCCGCCGACAAAGAGAGCTGCCGTCCGGATTTTGCGGTGGCGATTTATCCGGGGCACCTGTCGCTTTCCGCGGCGGAATGGGATGCCAAGCAAGGCGCCAGAAAGGTTGTGATTCGTAAGCCGGTGCATGAGACGACGGCCGATAAACAATTGGGGTTGAATCCCGATATTCCTGTCACCCGTCAGACGCCGCCCACGTTTTTGCTGCAAGCGGAGGATGACCACGTGGACAACGTAAACGACTCGCTGGCCTACTACATTGCGCTGAAAAAGGCCGGGGTCGCTGTCGAGATGCATTTGTATGCCCAGGGCGGACATGCCTTTGGGCTGCGGCGCACGAACCTTCCGATTACCGCATGGCCTCAGTTGGTGGAGAGGTGGCTGGGGACGATCGGGATGATTTCGGAGTAG